The following coding sequences are from one Halorubrum sp. BOL3-1 window:
- the idsA3 gene encoding geranylfarnesyl diphosphate synthase → MTSETKEARVLEAIRERRELVNAAIDEELPVQEPERLYEATRYILEAGGKRLRPTVATLAAEAVTGTDPMGTDFRAFPSLSGDDVDVMRAAVAIEVIQSFTLIHDDIMDEDDLRRGVPAVHEAYDVSTAILAGDTLYSKAFEFMTETGADPQHGLEAMRMLASTCTEICEGQALDVAFESRDDILPEEYLEMVELKTAVLYGASAATPALLLGADEDVVDALYQYGIDSGRAFQIQDDVLDLTVPSEELGKQRGSDLVEGKETLITLHARQQGVDVDGLVGADTPAEVTEDAIDDAVAALEDVCSIEYARETAADLTARSKEHLDVLPESGSRDLLEDLADYLIVRGY, encoded by the coding sequence ATGACGAGCGAGACGAAGGAGGCGCGGGTGTTAGAGGCCATCCGCGAGCGGCGTGAACTGGTCAACGCCGCTATCGACGAGGAGCTGCCGGTCCAAGAGCCGGAGCGGCTCTATGAGGCGACCCGGTATATCCTTGAGGCCGGCGGAAAGCGGCTCCGCCCCACGGTGGCGACGCTGGCCGCGGAGGCGGTCACCGGAACCGATCCGATGGGCACCGACTTCCGCGCGTTCCCGTCGCTCTCCGGCGACGACGTCGACGTGATGCGCGCGGCCGTCGCCATCGAGGTGATCCAGTCGTTCACGCTGATCCACGACGACATCATGGACGAGGACGACCTCCGGCGCGGGGTCCCGGCGGTCCACGAGGCGTACGACGTCTCGACGGCGATCCTCGCGGGCGACACGCTCTACTCGAAGGCGTTCGAGTTCATGACCGAGACGGGCGCGGACCCGCAGCACGGGCTGGAAGCGATGCGGATGCTCGCGTCGACCTGTACGGAGATCTGCGAGGGACAGGCGCTCGACGTTGCCTTCGAGAGCCGCGACGACATCCTCCCCGAAGAGTACCTAGAGATGGTCGAGCTGAAGACCGCGGTGCTGTACGGCGCCTCGGCCGCGACGCCCGCGCTCCTTCTCGGTGCCGACGAAGACGTCGTCGACGCGCTCTACCAGTACGGGATCGACTCCGGACGCGCGTTCCAGATCCAAGACGACGTGCTCGACCTGACGGTCCCCTCCGAGGAGCTCGGCAAACAGCGCGGCTCCGACCTCGTCGAGGGCAAGGAGACGCTGATCACCCTCCACGCCCGCCAGCAGGGGGTCGACGTCGACGGACTCGTCGGCGCCGACACCCCGGCCGAGGTGACCGAGGACGCCATCGACGACGCGGTGGCGGCCTTAGAGGACGTCTGCTCGATCGAGTACGCCCGCGAGACCGCCGCGGACCTCACCGCGCGGTCGAAAGAACATCTCGACGTACTCCCCGAGAGCGGCTCCCGAGACCTGCTCGAAGACCTGGCGGACTACCTCATCGTCCGCGGCTACTGA
- a CDS encoding ribonuclease J — protein MEIEIATLGGYEEVGRQMTAVRAGDDIVIFDMGLNLSKVLIHDNVETESMHSLDLIDMGAIPDDRVMSELEGDVKAIVPTHGHLDHIAGIPKLAHRYDAPVVAAPYTIELVKQQIEDEGKFQVDNDLVKMQAGGTMAIGDSEQVEMEFVNVTHSIIDAINPVLHTPEGAIVYGLDKRLDHTPVIGDPIDMERFREIGRQDEGVLCYIEDCTNAGRKGRTPSESYARKHVEDTFKSMEDYSGGIVATTFSSHIARVKTLVEYAREIGRQPVLLGRSMEKYSGTAERLDFVDFQGDVGMYGHRKSVDRAFKRIMKEGKGNFLPIVTGHQGEPRAMLTRMGRGETPYELDDGDKVVFSASVIPEPTNRGQRYQSEQLLRMQGARIYDDIHVSGHLREEGHYEMLDALQPQHVIPGHQSLEGFSPYVDLAKSQGYKLGRDILVSQNGNVHQLVE, from the coding sequence ATGGAAATCGAAATTGCGACACTCGGCGGTTACGAAGAGGTCGGTCGACAGATGACTGCGGTCCGCGCGGGCGACGACATCGTCATCTTCGACATGGGCCTGAACCTCAGTAAGGTCCTCATCCACGACAACGTGGAGACCGAGAGCATGCACAGCCTCGACCTGATCGACATGGGCGCCATCCCGGACGACCGGGTGATGAGCGAACTTGAGGGGGATGTCAAGGCGATAGTCCCCACCCACGGCCACCTCGACCACATCGCGGGCATCCCGAAGCTCGCGCACCGGTACGACGCGCCGGTGGTCGCGGCGCCGTACACGATCGAGTTAGTCAAACAGCAGATCGAAGACGAGGGCAAGTTCCAGGTCGACAACGACCTCGTGAAGATGCAGGCGGGCGGCACGATGGCGATCGGCGACTCCGAGCAGGTCGAGATGGAGTTCGTCAACGTCACCCACTCGATCATCGACGCGATCAATCCGGTCCTCCACACGCCCGAGGGCGCGATCGTCTACGGCCTCGACAAGCGACTGGACCACACGCCGGTCATCGGCGACCCGATCGACATGGAGCGGTTCCGCGAGATCGGCCGTCAAGACGAGGGCGTCCTCTGTTACATCGAGGACTGTACGAACGCCGGTCGGAAGGGTCGAACCCCCTCGGAGTCGTACGCGAGAAAGCACGTCGAGGACACGTTCAAGTCGATGGAGGACTACTCCGGCGGCATCGTCGCCACGACGTTCTCCTCCCACATCGCCCGCGTGAAGACCCTCGTCGAGTACGCCCGCGAGATCGGCCGCCAGCCGGTCCTGCTCGGTCGCTCGATGGAGAAGTACTCCGGCACCGCCGAGCGGCTCGACTTCGTCGACTTCCAGGGCGACGTCGGCATGTACGGTCACCGGAAGTCCGTCGACCGCGCGTTCAAGCGCATCATGAAGGAGGGGAAGGGGAACTTCCTCCCCATCGTGACGGGCCACCAAGGCGAGCCGCGCGCGATGTTGACCCGCATGGGTCGCGGCGAGACCCCCTACGAACTCGACGACGGCGACAAAGTCGTCTTCAGCGCCAGCGTCATTCCGGAGCCGACCAACCGCGGGCAGCGCTACCAGAGCGAACAACTGCTCCGCATGCAGGGCGCCCGCATCTACGACGACATCCACGTCTCCGGCCACCTCCGCGAGGAGGGCCACTACGAGATGCTCGACGCGCTCCAGCCCCAGCACGTCATCCCGGGCCACCAGTCGCTGGAAGGCTTCTCGCCCTACGTCGACCTCGCGAAGTCGCAGGGGTATAAGCTCGGGCGTGACATCCTCGTCTCGCAGAACGGTAACGTCCACCAGCTCGTCGAATGA
- a CDS encoding LSM domain-containing protein — protein sequence MSGRPLDVLEASLEEPVTVHLKDGTIYYGVLGGYDQHMNVVLDPEDGVDDRVDDDLDGEFAVAIEDTTIIRGDNVVTIKA from the coding sequence ATGAGTGGACGACCCCTCGACGTGCTCGAAGCGTCGCTCGAGGAGCCGGTGACGGTACACCTGAAGGATGGTACGATCTACTACGGCGTTCTGGGCGGCTACGACCAGCACATGAACGTCGTCCTCGATCCCGAGGACGGCGTCGACGACCGCGTCGACGACGACCTCGACGGCGAGTTCGCGGTCGCGATCGAAGACACAACGATTATACGCGGCGATAACGTCGTCACAATCAAAGCATGA
- a CDS encoding 50S ribosomal protein L37e, whose product MTGAGTPSQGKKNKTVHVKCRRCGEKSYHVKKERCASCGFGESASRRDYAWQSKTGDN is encoded by the coding sequence ATGACCGGAGCAGGCACGCCCTCTCAGGGAAAAAAGAACAAGACGGTCCACGTGAAGTGTCGGCGCTGCGGCGAAAAGTCCTACCACGTCAAAAAGGAGCGCTGCGCCTCCTGTGGCTTCGGTGAGTCCGCCTCGCGTCGCGACTACGCCTGGCAGTCGAAGACCGGCGACAACTGA
- a CDS encoding bifunctional UDP-sugar hydrolase/5'-nucleotidase translates to MVRLVHYSDIENVYDTPERAARLAGRIRALSGPDAAVVATGDTTAPGVLSLVATGRQVLDFYEATDTLLDTFGNHEFDYGPDALRGLVADAPATFVSANARDEGGEPFGRDEGVVPWAVREVDGDRVGFVGVTDPATDSLNPMAADLSFDGPVAAAREALAEMRASVEAEGTDGGDGSALDHAVVLSHLGAGDDDLARGLDVDAILGGHVHSRRNETIAGTLLVRTGVNGEAVADVDLDAEPPAATLHEPDGAAQAPGLADALADRMAAADLDETVDTVDGPIERSGEVVHGGECRVGNFVADAFRWVLDADVGLSNAGGLRQGDPFDGDVTKADLISLIPFEEPVTLASVTGAELYDVFREMAAPDVDFGEDDWWHGHVSNARVVWDADAELVLEAAVSGEPIDPDRRYTVAVSEYLLHSEHEFPSLSERHRIDEAGIQYEVLADYARERGIEPEIEGRIEIRNRAAAGDDD, encoded by the coding sequence ATGGTCCGTCTCGTTCACTACTCCGACATCGAGAACGTCTACGACACGCCCGAGCGGGCGGCCCGCCTCGCCGGCCGGATCCGGGCGCTCTCGGGTCCCGACGCCGCGGTCGTCGCCACCGGCGACACGACCGCGCCGGGCGTCCTCTCGCTGGTCGCGACCGGCAGACAGGTCCTCGACTTCTACGAGGCGACCGACACCCTCCTCGACACGTTCGGCAACCACGAGTTCGACTACGGACCGGACGCGCTCCGCGGTCTCGTCGCGGACGCTCCGGCGACGTTCGTCTCCGCGAACGCCCGCGACGAGGGCGGCGAACCGTTCGGCCGCGACGAGGGCGTCGTCCCGTGGGCGGTCCGCGAGGTCGACGGCGATCGGGTCGGGTTCGTCGGCGTCACCGACCCCGCCACCGACTCGCTGAACCCGATGGCCGCCGACCTCTCGTTCGACGGTCCCGTCGCGGCCGCCCGGGAGGCGCTCGCGGAGATGCGCGCGTCGGTCGAGGCGGAGGGGACCGACGGCGGGGACGGCAGCGCGCTCGACCACGCTGTCGTCCTCTCGCACCTCGGCGCGGGCGACGACGACCTCGCCCGCGGACTCGACGTCGACGCGATCCTCGGCGGCCACGTCCACAGCCGCCGGAACGAGACGATCGCCGGCACCCTGCTGGTCCGGACCGGCGTCAACGGCGAGGCGGTGGCCGACGTCGACCTCGACGCCGAACCGCCGGCCGCGACGCTCCACGAGCCGGACGGGGCTGCCCAAGCGCCGGGGCTGGCGGACGCGCTCGCGGACCGGATGGCCGCGGCCGACCTCGACGAGACGGTCGACACCGTCGACGGGCCGATCGAGCGGTCCGGCGAGGTGGTCCACGGCGGGGAGTGTCGCGTCGGAAACTTCGTCGCGGACGCGTTCCGGTGGGTGCTCGACGCCGACGTGGGGCTGTCGAACGCCGGGGGACTCCGGCAGGGCGACCCGTTCGACGGCGACGTGACGAAGGCGGACCTCATCAGCCTGATCCCGTTCGAGGAGCCGGTCACGCTCGCCTCGGTCACCGGGGCGGAACTGTACGACGTCTTCCGGGAGATGGCCGCGCCCGACGTCGACTTCGGTGAAGACGACTGGTGGCACGGCCACGTCTCGAACGCGCGCGTCGTCTGGGACGCCGACGCCGAACTGGTCTTAGAGGCCGCCGTCAGCGGCGAACCGATCGACCCCGACCGGCGGTACACGGTCGCGGTCTCGGAGTACCTGCTCCACTCCGAACACGAGTTCCCGTCCCTCTCCGAGCGCCACCGGATCGACGAGGCGGGCATCCAGTACGAGGTGCTCGCAGACTACGCCCGCGAACGCGGGATCGAGCCGGAGATCGAGGGCCGGATCGAGATCCGGAACCGCGCCGCGGCGGGCGACGACGACTGA
- the rpl7ae gene encoding 50S ribosomal protein L7Ae gives MPVYVDYDTPADLAERSLEALEVARDTGTVKKGTNETTKAVERGNADLVIVAEDVSPEEIVMHLPELAEEKGIPVVFVDTQDDVGHAAGLEVGSAAAAVVDAGDADDDVEDIGEKVAELR, from the coding sequence ATGCCCGTTTACGTAGACTACGACACACCGGCGGACCTCGCGGAGCGATCCCTCGAAGCGCTCGAGGTCGCCCGAGACACCGGCACAGTGAAGAAAGGAACCAACGAGACCACCAAAGCCGTCGAGCGCGGCAACGCGGACCTCGTCATCGTCGCCGAGGATGTCTCCCCCGAGGAGATCGTGATGCACCTCCCCGAACTCGCCGAGGAGAAGGGTATCCCGGTCGTCTTCGTCGACACGCAGGACGACGTCGGCCACGCCGCCGGCCTCGAAGTCGGCTCGGCCGCCGCCGCCGTCGTCGACGCCGGCGACGCCGACGACGACGTCGAGGACATCGGCGAGAAGGTCGCGGAGCTCCGATAA
- a CDS encoding 30S ribosomal protein S28e: MSAEEGTGDSTTAEVIEVVGKTGMHGEAMQVKCRIQEGSNQGRIITRNVLGPVRMGDVLQLRETQRDADSIGGR; the protein is encoded by the coding sequence ATGAGCGCAGAAGAGGGCACCGGCGACTCGACGACCGCGGAGGTCATCGAGGTCGTCGGCAAAACCGGGATGCACGGTGAGGCCATGCAGGTCAAGTGCCGCATCCAGGAGGGATCGAACCAGGGCCGGATCATCACCCGGAACGTCCTGGGCCCCGTCCGCATGGGCGACGTGCTTCAGCTGCGGGAGACCCAGCGCGACGCCGACTCCATCGGAGGCCGATAA
- a CDS encoding 50S ribosomal protein L24e: MVETRTCDYTGEDIEPGTGTMFVKKDGQILHFVDSKAEKNYLLGREARDLEWTEEGRRQGGEE, translated from the coding sequence ATGGTCGAGACACGCACCTGTGATTACACCGGCGAGGATATCGAGCCCGGAACGGGCACGATGTTCGTGAAGAAGGACGGACAGATCCTCCACTTCGTCGACTCGAAGGCGGAGAAGAACTACCTCCTCGGCCGCGAGGCGCGCGATCTGGAGTGGACCGAGGAAGGCCGTCGCCAGGGTGGCGAGGAATGA
- the ndk gene encoding nucleoside-diphosphate kinase, which translates to MSGHDERTFVMVKPDGVQRGLIGEVVSRFEDRGLKLVAGKFMRIDENLAHEHYGEHEDKPFFDGLVEFITSGPVFAMVWEGADATRQVRAMVGETDPAESAPGTIRGDFGLDLGHNVIHASDHEDEGANEREIDLFFDGEELVDYDLDTAAWVYEEEDH; encoded by the coding sequence ATGAGCGGCCACGACGAGCGGACCTTCGTGATGGTCAAGCCCGACGGCGTCCAGCGCGGACTCATCGGCGAGGTCGTCTCTCGCTTCGAGGACCGCGGGCTGAAGCTCGTCGCCGGGAAGTTCATGCGGATCGACGAGAATCTCGCCCACGAACACTACGGCGAACACGAGGACAAGCCGTTCTTCGACGGCCTTGTCGAGTTCATCACCTCCGGTCCCGTCTTCGCGATGGTCTGGGAGGGCGCTGACGCGACCCGACAGGTCCGCGCGATGGTCGGGGAGACCGACCCCGCCGAGTCCGCCCCGGGCACGATCCGCGGCGACTTCGGCTTAGACCTCGGCCACAACGTGATCCACGCGTCGGACCACGAGGACGAGGGCGCCAACGAGCGCGAGATCGACCTGTTCTTCGACGGCGAGGAGCTCGTCGACTACGACCTCGACACCGCCGCGTGGGTGTACGAGGAAGAAGACCACTGA
- a CDS encoding PQQ-binding-like beta-propeller repeat protein, which translates to MDRRVLFATLILLAGGATGVGVALFAFVGVDDATTETTVVWESEPAAGDDGSGAAVATVDGDPLLLRPAVENGSRVVRATVAGGDETTWTVPISGPDAERGGGDANGSDGDPSGVSGLTTGTLGGDPVAALTTAPGELVVVDAADGTERFAVDIGGPGGLRPAIGDLTGDGTPEVAAVGTDGSVRVVDGEGDSVTEASLSGDIDRRPLVVEPDAEAGERGGIAVMTTTGDPATVHLLDETGEARWTTTPNVNPYSWNAADSRDGSVLVLGGTSGNIEAVETGDGSDRYEVGLQDLPVEVGDADPGTVYVGGSGSVWAVDLLDGEVVWKQQYGASTRINEPGVGDTDGDGELAPVVVNRAGEVLAMTQRGKVTARGGPDAVVYGGPLFADVTGDGGDEVIVVADDGTAIAADT; encoded by the coding sequence ATGGACCGACGCGTCCTGTTCGCGACGCTGATCCTGCTGGCCGGCGGCGCGACCGGCGTCGGCGTGGCGCTGTTCGCGTTCGTCGGCGTCGACGACGCCACCACGGAGACCACGGTCGTCTGGGAGTCCGAACCGGCGGCCGGCGACGACGGCAGCGGCGCGGCGGTCGCGACGGTCGACGGGGATCCGCTGCTCCTCCGGCCGGCGGTCGAGAACGGGTCACGGGTCGTCCGCGCGACGGTCGCCGGAGGCGACGAGACCACATGGACGGTGCCGATTTCCGGACCGGACGCGGAGCGCGGCGGCGGCGACGCGAACGGGAGCGACGGCGATCCATCCGGCGTCAGCGGACTCACTACGGGAACCCTCGGTGGCGACCCCGTCGCAGCGCTCACGACGGCCCCGGGGGAACTCGTCGTCGTCGACGCCGCCGACGGAACGGAACGGTTCGCGGTCGATATCGGCGGTCCCGGGGGACTCCGACCCGCCATCGGTGACCTCACCGGAGACGGGACTCCCGAGGTCGCCGCGGTCGGGACCGACGGGAGCGTCCGGGTCGTCGACGGCGAGGGTGACTCCGTCACCGAGGCCTCGCTGTCGGGCGATATCGACCGCCGACCCCTCGTCGTCGAACCGGACGCGGAAGCCGGCGAGCGCGGCGGAATCGCGGTGATGACGACCACCGGCGACCCAGCGACGGTCCACCTGCTCGACGAGACCGGCGAGGCGCGCTGGACGACGACGCCGAACGTGAACCCCTACAGCTGGAACGCCGCGGACAGCCGTGACGGCTCCGTGCTCGTGCTCGGCGGAACGAGCGGAAACATCGAGGCCGTCGAGACCGGCGACGGGTCGGACCGGTACGAGGTCGGACTCCAGGACCTCCCAGTTGAGGTCGGCGACGCGGATCCCGGTACGGTGTACGTCGGCGGCTCGGGAAGCGTGTGGGCCGTCGACCTCCTCGACGGCGAGGTCGTCTGGAAACAGCAGTACGGCGCGTCGACGCGGATCAACGAGCCAGGCGTGGGCGACACCGACGGGGACGGGGAACTCGCTCCCGTGGTGGTCAACCGGGCCGGAGAGGTGCTCGCGATGACACAGCGCGGCAAGGTGACCGCCCGCGGCGGTCCGGACGCTGTCGTCTACGGCGGCCCGCTGTTCGCCGACGTCACCGGCGACGGCGGCGACGAGGTGATCGTGGTGGCGGACGACGGGACCGCGATCGCGGCCGACACCTGA
- the phoU gene encoding phosphate signaling complex protein PhoU, with protein sequence MPREQYQTKLEGLRDDVLYMSEVVADRLRIGLNALERQDEGLGEEVITGDAEVNELYLELEGQCTDLIALQQPVASDLRFIAASFKIITDLERIADLATNLGEYAKRAEREVFPDVDIQRIGDDTLAMLEEAMAAYAESDPERCYAVAEADDDVDAACEAASDLVVRDLIERDKLRDDGDVEATMRNVSRLLLTIRDLERVGDHAVNIAARSLYMIENDDELLY encoded by the coding sequence ATGCCACGCGAACAGTACCAGACGAAACTGGAAGGACTCCGCGACGACGTCCTCTACATGAGCGAGGTGGTCGCCGACCGCCTCCGCATTGGACTCAACGCCCTCGAACGGCAGGACGAGGGGTTGGGCGAGGAGGTGATCACCGGCGACGCAGAGGTCAACGAACTCTACCTCGAGTTAGAGGGGCAGTGTACGGACCTCATCGCTCTCCAGCAGCCGGTGGCCAGCGACCTGCGGTTCATCGCGGCGTCGTTCAAAATAATCACCGACCTCGAACGGATCGCGGACCTTGCGACGAACCTCGGGGAGTACGCCAAGCGGGCCGAACGCGAGGTGTTCCCCGACGTCGACATCCAACGCATCGGCGACGATACGCTGGCGATGCTCGAAGAGGCGATGGCGGCGTACGCCGAGTCGGACCCCGAGCGCTGTTACGCCGTCGCCGAGGCGGACGACGACGTCGACGCCGCCTGCGAGGCCGCGAGCGACCTCGTCGTCCGCGACCTGATCGAGCGCGACAAGCTTCGCGACGACGGGGACGTGGAGGCGACGATGCGGAACGTCTCGCGGCTCCTCCTCACGATCCGCGACCTCGAACGGGTCGGGGACCACGCGGTCAACATCGCCGCCCGCTCGCTGTACATGATCGAGAACGACGACGAACTGCTGTACTGA
- a CDS encoding RidA family protein, which produces MSVDATLSEESRRQREGPGSTGAFGKRTGSSDLIFFEGILPEIDGEVLSNRSIEEQLSTAFDKLEAALAARGNTTFGDVMKLEIQLTDPEAGDAVDHVYASRFDDVGLPPRSVVGVCSLPGGADVQLDVIAADE; this is translated from the coding sequence ATGAGCGTCGACGCGACGCTGAGCGAGGAGAGCAGGCGACAGCGCGAGGGCCCCGGAAGCACGGGCGCGTTCGGGAAGCGAACGGGCTCGTCGGACCTGATCTTCTTCGAAGGGATTCTCCCGGAAATTGATGGAGAAGTTCTGAGCAATCGTTCAATCGAAGAGCAGCTCTCGACGGCGTTCGACAAACTCGAAGCGGCGCTCGCGGCCCGAGGTAACACGACGTTCGGCGACGTGATGAAACTCGAGATACAGCTCACCGATCCGGAGGCCGGCGACGCGGTCGACCACGTCTACGCGTCGCGGTTCGACGACGTGGGCCTCCCGCCGCGGAGCGTCGTCGGCGTCTGCTCGCTTCCGGGCGGCGCAGACGTTCAGCTCGACGTGATCGCGGCCGACGAGTGA
- a CDS encoding peptidylprolyl isomerase, giving the protein MTDTNYGGGADHASELDDGEFVRIEYTARTAAGDRVVDTTDPAVATDADLAGIAADGPVVVVLGEGHLFEPVKEAVREAGVGGSATVTVEPSDAFGERDPRKVETVPVELVPSDRREAGREVSVAGRTCVIESVDEETATLDYNHALAGVTLEYEVSVSGRVPEADRPAGLCALHGLDADVTLSERELSVSVTATEPSAERDRRRRAFVRDAKRLLPVDSVTVAETYEK; this is encoded by the coding sequence ATGACGGACACGAACTACGGGGGCGGCGCGGACCACGCTTCGGAACTCGACGACGGCGAGTTCGTCCGGATCGAGTACACGGCGCGCACGGCGGCGGGCGATCGCGTCGTCGACACGACCGATCCGGCCGTCGCGACGGACGCCGACCTCGCCGGGATCGCGGCCGACGGCCCGGTCGTCGTCGTCCTCGGCGAGGGACACCTCTTCGAGCCCGTCAAAGAGGCGGTCCGCGAGGCCGGAGTCGGCGGATCGGCGACGGTCACTGTCGAGCCGTCGGACGCGTTCGGTGAACGCGACCCGCGAAAGGTCGAGACGGTCCCCGTCGAACTCGTTCCCTCGGACCGACGGGAGGCCGGACGCGAGGTCTCCGTCGCGGGGCGGACCTGCGTGATCGAGTCCGTCGACGAGGAGACCGCCACGCTGGATTACAACCACGCGCTGGCCGGGGTCACGCTGGAGTACGAGGTCTCGGTCTCGGGGCGGGTCCCCGAAGCGGACCGCCCGGCCGGACTGTGTGCGCTACACGGGTTGGACGCCGACGTGACCCTCTCCGAGCGCGAACTCTCCGTCTCCGTGACGGCGACCGAGCCGTCGGCCGAACGGGACCGTCGTCGACGTGCGTTCGTCCGGGACGCGAAGCGGTTGCTCCCCGTCGACTCCGTCACCGTCGCGGAAACGTACGAGAAGTAA